One Pyramidobacter piscolens W5455 genomic region harbors:
- a CDS encoding urocanate hydratase has translation MQENLLNGEAMVIKPDDVLPEYPEFAAGIRRAPDRGWTLSQSETELALRNALRYVPEKYHEQLIPEFMEELRTRGRIYAYRFRPAGRIWGRPIETYEGKCLAGKAFQVMMDNNLDFETALYPYELVTYGETGQVCQNWLQYRLIQKYLRELTDDTTLVLESGHPVGLFASHPGAPRVILTNGLLVGLFDNQKDWHRAMQLGVSNYGQMTAGGWMYIGPQGIVHGTFNTVLNAARLKFGVGPRDNLAGILYVTSGLGGMSGAQPKAIEIAGGVGIVAEVDYSRIETRHRQGWVGEITDSAEKAFRMAREALDAKKPLSIAYYGNVVTLLEYAESHHVAIQLLSDQTSCHAVYEGGYCPADLTFEERTKMLHEDPEEFRRRVDASLRRHFSVIKKLVNRGSYFFDYGNSFMRAIFDAGVTEIAKNGKDTYEGFIWPSYVEDIMGPHLFDYGYGPFRWCCLSGKHEDLRATDEAAMACIDPDRRSQDYDNWVWIRDAEKNNLVVGTQCRILYQDAEGRTNIALAFNKLVREGKIGPVMLGRDHHDVSGTDGPFRETANVKDGSNICADMATNTFAGNAARGMTLCTLHNGGGVGIGKCINGGFGLLLDGRPETDAIIKSAMMWDVLGGVARRAWARCEHAEEVSREVNAKYPGKYHITLPYHVDGDSVRRAAEAACAKREHHEA, from the coding sequence ATGCAGGAGAATTTGCTCAACGGCGAAGCGATGGTCATCAAACCGGACGACGTTCTGCCCGAATATCCCGAATTCGCGGCGGGGATCCGCCGCGCGCCCGACCGCGGCTGGACGCTTTCGCAATCGGAGACGGAGCTGGCGCTGCGCAACGCGCTGCGCTACGTGCCCGAAAAATATCACGAGCAGCTGATTCCCGAGTTCATGGAAGAGCTGCGCACGCGCGGCCGCATCTACGCCTACCGCTTCCGCCCCGCCGGGCGCATCTGGGGCCGCCCGATCGAGACCTACGAGGGCAAGTGCCTGGCCGGCAAAGCCTTTCAGGTGATGATGGACAACAATCTCGACTTCGAGACGGCGCTCTATCCCTACGAACTCGTCACCTACGGCGAGACGGGGCAGGTCTGTCAGAACTGGCTGCAGTACCGCCTGATCCAGAAGTATCTGCGCGAGCTGACCGACGACACCACGCTGGTGCTCGAAAGCGGCCATCCCGTGGGGCTGTTCGCCTCGCATCCCGGCGCGCCGCGCGTGATCCTCACCAACGGCCTGCTCGTCGGCCTGTTCGACAATCAGAAGGACTGGCACCGCGCCATGCAGCTGGGCGTCAGCAATTACGGGCAGATGACCGCCGGCGGCTGGATGTACATCGGGCCGCAGGGCATCGTACACGGCACCTTCAACACCGTGCTCAACGCCGCGCGCCTCAAGTTCGGCGTCGGCCCGCGCGACAATCTGGCCGGCATCCTTTACGTGACGTCGGGACTGGGCGGCATGAGCGGCGCGCAGCCCAAGGCCATCGAGATCGCCGGCGGCGTCGGCATCGTCGCCGAAGTCGATTATTCCCGGATCGAGACCCGCCATCGCCAGGGCTGGGTCGGCGAGATCACCGACAGCGCCGAAAAAGCCTTCCGGATGGCCCGGGAAGCTCTGGACGCCAAAAAGCCGCTTTCGATCGCCTATTACGGCAACGTCGTCACGCTGCTCGAGTACGCCGAGAGCCACCACGTCGCGATCCAGCTGCTTTCTGATCAGACCTCGTGCCACGCCGTTTACGAAGGCGGGTACTGCCCGGCGGACCTGACCTTCGAAGAGCGCACGAAAATGTTGCACGAAGATCCCGAAGAGTTCCGCAGGCGCGTCGACGCCAGTTTGCGCCGTCATTTCAGCGTGATCAAGAAACTGGTGAACCGCGGTTCCTATTTCTTCGACTACGGCAACAGCTTCATGCGCGCCATCTTCGACGCCGGCGTCACCGAGATCGCCAAGAACGGCAAGGACACCTACGAAGGTTTCATCTGGCCCAGTTACGTCGAAGACATCATGGGGCCCCATCTGTTCGACTACGGCTACGGCCCCTTCCGCTGGTGCTGCCTGAGCGGCAAACACGAAGACCTGCGCGCCACCGACGAGGCCGCCATGGCCTGCATCGACCCCGACCGCCGCAGCCAGGACTACGACAACTGGGTCTGGATCCGCGACGCCGAGAAGAACAATCTCGTCGTCGGCACGCAGTGCCGTATCCTCTACCAGGACGCCGAAGGCCGCACCAACATCGCCCTCGCGTTCAACAAGCTCGTGCGCGAGGGCAAGATCGGCCCCGTCATGCTGGGGCGCGACCACCACGACGTCTCCGGCACAGACGGCCCCTTCCGCGAAACGGCCAACGTCAAGGACGGCAGCAACATCTGCGCCGATATGGCCACCAACACCTTCGCCGGCAACGCCGCCCGCGGCATGACGCTTTGCACGCTGCACAACGGCGGCGGCGTCGGCATCGGCAAGTGCATCAACGGCGGCTTCGGCCTGCTGCTCGACGGGCGCCCCGAGACCGACGCGATCATCAAGTCGGCGATGATGTGGGACGTGCTCGGCGGCGTCGCGCGCCGCGCCTGGGCCCGCTGCGAACACGCCGAAGAGGTCAGCCGCGAAGTGAACGCCAAGTATCCCGGCAAGTACCACATCACGCTGCCCTACCACGTCGACGGCGATTCGGTGCGCCGCGCGGCCGAAGCGGCCTGCGCCAAGAGAGAACATCACGAAGCCTAG
- the hutI gene encoding imidazolonepropionase → MSGKLFYNAAITTPLAGDAPASGADQGRVASWEKGALFVEDGLIAAVGDETEVRAALAAKDAEIEEERDCDGTAMIPGFVDPHTHICFAARREKEFTMRLQGKTYLEILGAGGGILSSVRAVKAASEDELFETTRENALSALNFGTTTMEVKSGYGLDTAEELKMLRVIARLGDETPLDVVPTFMGAHAVPAEYKGRADDFVDVIVNEMLPAVKEQGVARYCDVFCETGVYTVAQSRRILEAARTLGMKLRIHADEVDDTQGAGLAAELRVASAEHLLAANEKNLRAMAEAGVIANVLPATAYSLRKPYADARRMIELGVPVALASDCNPGSCFCESMPFVFGLAVMNMNMTVEEALTGCTLNAAWAVGLQDRVGSLEPGKQADFLLLDGDSPTILAYHAGVSPVMEVYKKGVYVA, encoded by the coding sequence ATGAGCGGGAAACTGTTTTACAACGCGGCGATCACCACGCCGCTGGCGGGCGACGCGCCTGCGTCGGGGGCCGATCAGGGGCGCGTCGCGTCGTGGGAAAAGGGCGCGCTGTTCGTCGAAGACGGCCTGATCGCCGCCGTCGGCGACGAGACGGAAGTGCGCGCGGCTCTCGCCGCGAAGGACGCGGAGATCGAGGAAGAACGCGACTGCGACGGTACGGCGATGATCCCCGGCTTCGTCGATCCGCACACGCACATCTGCTTTGCGGCGCGGCGCGAGAAGGAATTCACGATGCGCCTGCAGGGCAAAACGTATCTGGAAATTCTCGGCGCGGGCGGCGGCATCCTTTCCAGCGTCAGAGCCGTCAAGGCGGCCAGCGAGGACGAGCTGTTCGAAACCACGCGCGAGAACGCGCTCTCGGCGCTGAACTTCGGCACCACGACCATGGAAGTGAAAAGCGGTTACGGACTGGACACCGCCGAGGAACTGAAAATGCTGCGCGTGATCGCCCGCCTCGGCGACGAGACGCCGCTGGACGTCGTGCCCACGTTCATGGGCGCTCACGCCGTGCCCGCCGAATACAAGGGGCGCGCCGACGATTTCGTAGACGTTATCGTCAACGAAATGCTCCCCGCCGTCAAAGAACAGGGCGTCGCGCGCTACTGCGACGTGTTCTGCGAGACGGGCGTGTATACCGTGGCGCAGAGCCGCCGTATCCTCGAAGCGGCGCGCACGCTGGGCATGAAACTGCGCATCCACGCCGACGAAGTGGATGACACTCAGGGCGCGGGGCTGGCGGCGGAACTGCGCGTCGCCTCGGCCGAACACCTGCTGGCGGCCAACGAAAAGAATCTCAGGGCCATGGCGGAAGCCGGCGTCATCGCCAACGTGCTGCCCGCCACGGCATACAGCCTGCGCAAGCCCTACGCCGACGCCCGCCGCATGATCGAACTGGGCGTGCCCGTGGCGCTGGCCAGCGACTGCAACCCCGGCTCCTGCTTCTGCGAGTCGATGCCCTTCGTCTTCGGCCTGGCGGTGATGAACATGAACATGACCGTGGAAGAGGCGCTGACCGGCTGCACGCTCAACGCCGCCTGGGCCGTCGGCTTGCAGGACAGAGTCGGCAGCCTGGAACCCGGCAAGCAGGCCGACTTTTTGCTGCTCGACGGCGATTCGCCGACGATCCTGGCCTATCACGCCGGCGTCAGCCCCGTCATGGAAGTGTACAAAAAAGGCGTCTACGTGGCGTAA
- a CDS encoding IclR family transcriptional regulator, with the protein MNSTQRQPKNDAVGKIIHLMEALVRSERVTSVRDLAAAAGVPRSTAHRFLAALESYGWAVQDAESGAYRAGLRFFLLNHRPVLFDALVCSAKEPMRRLVGRTGKTAILSVIEGMGGLCVHTEEPEIAVKFVAREGMSVPLCAGATGLVLLAFCEPSLRERILASPLKMPDGSEADAPRLRERVAEIRRVGCAHSREEWMANAEDLSVPLYDRRGHFVAQLGIAGVAGTFGNWEAELLPALKSAAAEIASSM; encoded by the coding sequence ATGAATTCAACACAACGGCAGCCCAAGAATGACGCCGTGGGCAAAATAATCCATCTCATGGAAGCGCTGGTGCGCTCCGAACGGGTGACGAGCGTGCGCGACCTGGCCGCGGCGGCGGGCGTTCCGCGCAGCACGGCGCACCGTTTTCTGGCGGCGCTGGAATCTTACGGTTGGGCGGTTCAGGATGCGGAAAGCGGCGCCTACCGCGCCGGACTTCGTTTCTTCCTGCTCAACCACCGCCCCGTGCTCTTCGACGCGCTGGTGTGCAGCGCCAAAGAGCCGATGCGGCGTCTTGTGGGGCGCACGGGGAAAACGGCGATCCTGAGCGTGATCGAGGGCATGGGCGGCCTCTGCGTCCACACCGAGGAGCCGGAGATCGCCGTCAAGTTCGTGGCGCGCGAGGGCATGAGCGTGCCGCTCTGCGCGGGAGCCACGGGGCTGGTGCTGCTGGCGTTCTGCGAGCCCAGCCTGCGCGAACGGATCCTGGCCTCGCCGCTGAAAATGCCTGACGGTTCCGAAGCCGACGCGCCGCGGCTGCGGGAACGCGTCGCCGAGATCCGGCGCGTCGGCTGCGCCCACTCGCGCGAAGAATGGATGGCCAACGCCGAAGATCTGAGCGTGCCGCTGTACGACCGCCGCGGCCATTTTGTGGCGCAGCTGGGCATCGCCGGCGTGGCGGGAACTTTCGGGAACTGGGAGGCGGAACTGCTGCCGGCGCTGAAAAGCGCGGCGGCGGAGATCGCTTCTTCGATGTAA
- a CDS encoding lipid-binding SYLF domain-containing protein: MKKFLGAVLFLAISCCAAVQAKDYHVAARVKEAQAAVEKMIRSKSAAGLAQSVKEGVGVAIFPSVVKAGLIVGGRYGEGLMLRHDPKTGQWYGPAFFSISGGSVGLQIGASSTALVLTVNNEKGMKAFRGGTFTLGADVAAVAGPSGRNSYVGTNINADAPIFSYSITKGVFAGVALDGSVISELPRVNDACWGRHLNNVQIFHRKPARKDVQALIRKLNQLISLAK, from the coding sequence ATGAAAAAATTTCTCGGTGCAGTTTTGTTCTTGGCGATTTCGTGCTGTGCGGCCGTGCAGGCCAAAGATTATCACGTCGCGGCGCGGGTGAAGGAAGCGCAGGCGGCCGTGGAGAAAATGATCCGCTCCAAGTCGGCGGCCGGACTGGCCCAGTCGGTCAAGGAAGGCGTCGGCGTGGCCATTTTCCCCAGCGTCGTCAAGGCGGGGCTCATCGTCGGCGGCCGATACGGCGAGGGCTTGATGCTGCGTCATGATCCCAAGACGGGCCAATGGTACGGGCCGGCGTTTTTCAGCATCAGCGGCGGGTCGGTCGGACTGCAGATCGGCGCTTCTTCGACGGCGCTGGTTTTGACCGTCAACAATGAAAAGGGCATGAAGGCGTTCCGCGGCGGCACCTTCACGCTGGGCGCCGACGTCGCCGCCGTGGCCGGACCGAGCGGACGCAACTCCTACGTCGGCACCAATATCAACGCCGACGCGCCGATCTTCAGCTACTCGATCACGAAGGGCGTTTTCGCCGGCGTGGCCCTCGACGGCTCGGTGATCAGCGAACTGCCCCGCGTCAACGACGCCTGCTGGGGCAGGCATCTGAACAACGTCCAGATCTTCCACCGCAAACCGGCGCGCAAGGACGTGCAGGCGCTCATCAGAAAACTCAACCAGCTGATTTCCCTGGCAAAGTAA